From Pseudomonas sp. CCI4.2, one genomic window encodes:
- the tadA gene encoding tRNA adenosine(34) deaminase TadA — protein sequence MRQPQIIDRSQDQHFMREALALAAQGGVLGEVPVGAVVVQNGEIIGRGFNCPISGHDPSAHAEMVAIRAAAQALGNYRLSGSTLYVTLEPCSMCAGLIVHSRIARVVYGALEPKAGIVQSQGQFFTQGFLNHRVLVEGGVLAEECGTMLSDFFKARRVKG from the coding sequence ATGAGGCAGCCACAGATTATTGATCGCAGTCAGGATCAGCACTTTATGCGCGAAGCGCTGGCGCTCGCCGCCCAAGGTGGGGTGCTGGGCGAAGTGCCGGTGGGGGCGGTGGTGGTGCAAAACGGCGAAATCATTGGTCGCGGCTTTAACTGCCCGATCAGTGGCCATGACCCGAGCGCCCATGCGGAAATGGTCGCGATCCGGGCGGCGGCGCAGGCGTTGGGTAATTATCGGCTGTCTGGCAGCACGCTCTATGTCACCCTTGAACCGTGCAGCATGTGCGCCGGGCTGATCGTGCATTCACGCATCGCGCGAGTGGTGTATGGCGCGCTCGAGCCCAAGGCCGGTATCGTGCAGAGCCAAGGGCAATTCTTTACTCAAGGGTTTCTTAACCATCGAGTGCTGGTTGAGGGCGGTGTACTGGCCGAAGAGTGCGGGACGATGTTGAGTGATTTTTTCAAGGCGAGGCGGGTCAAGGGCTGA
- the nagE gene encoding N-acetylglucosamine-specific PTS transporter subunit IIBC has protein sequence MYQHLIEGLQRLGRALMLPIAILPIAGLLLRLGDTDLLNIAIVHAAGNAIFANLALIFAIGIAVGFARDNNGTAGLAGAIGYLVMVSALKVLDPNIDMGILAGIISGLVAGALYNRFKDIKLPEYLAFFGARRFVPIATGLTAVVLGMIFGLIWPPLQEGINSLGKMMLESGSVGAFAFGVMNRLLIITGLHHILNNLVWFVFGTFTDPETGRVVTGDLARYFAGDPNGGQFMTGMFPMMMFGLPAACLAMYRNALSDQRKLIGGVLLSMALTSFLTGVTEPIEFAFMFLAPLLYLIHALLTGLSMMLADLLNIHLGFTFSGGAIDLALGWGKSTNGWMIFPLGLLYAVVYYLVFDYCIRRFNLKTPGREQLASSGDVAIPQSERAGAYIRALGGAANLLSIDACTTRLRLQLADRSKAIDSELKALGAMAVVRPGNAGSLQVVVGPMADSLADELRIALPTTLEPAAIIAVSTENQAQPVSSLEAQQWLAALGGQHVLKLECVALTRLRVQLGAGQKMAENGLNALGCLGLSRLEDGVWHVLVGERAQGLSEAIQPMLAQGLTPR, from the coding sequence ATGTACCAGCACTTGATCGAAGGGTTACAGCGGCTTGGCCGTGCCTTGATGTTACCCATCGCCATTTTGCCCATCGCCGGCCTATTGCTCCGCCTCGGTGATACCGACCTGCTGAACATCGCCATCGTCCATGCCGCCGGTAATGCGATCTTCGCCAACCTGGCGCTGATTTTCGCCATCGGCATCGCCGTGGGTTTCGCCCGCGACAACAACGGCACGGCGGGGTTGGCCGGTGCCATTGGTTATCTGGTGATGGTCTCAGCCCTCAAGGTGCTGGACCCGAATATCGACATGGGTATTTTGGCCGGGATCATCAGCGGTCTGGTCGCAGGGGCGCTGTATAACCGTTTCAAGGACATCAAACTCCCGGAGTACCTGGCATTTTTCGGCGCAAGGCGCTTCGTGCCCATAGCTACCGGGTTAACCGCCGTGGTGCTCGGCATGATATTCGGGCTGATCTGGCCGCCGTTACAAGAGGGCATCAACAGCCTCGGTAAAATGATGCTGGAAAGCGGCAGCGTGGGTGCCTTTGCCTTCGGTGTCATGAATAGGTTGCTGATTATTACCGGCCTGCACCACATCCTGAATAACTTGGTGTGGTTCGTTTTCGGAACCTTCACCGACCCGGAAACCGGGCGCGTAGTAACGGGTGACCTGGCACGCTACTTTGCGGGCGACCCCAATGGGGGGCAGTTTATGACCGGCATGTTTCCGATGATGATGTTCGGCCTGCCGGCGGCTTGTTTGGCGATGTACCGAAATGCCTTGTCTGACCAACGTAAGTTGATTGGTGGGGTGTTGTTGTCGATGGCCCTCACCTCGTTTTTGACCGGCGTTACCGAGCCGATAGAATTTGCCTTTATGTTTCTCGCGCCTTTGCTGTATCTGATTCACGCGCTGTTGACCGGGTTGTCGATGATGTTGGCCGATCTGCTCAATATCCACTTGGGATTCACCTTTTCCGGCGGCGCCATCGACCTGGCGCTGGGCTGGGGCAAGTCGACCAATGGTTGGATGATTTTTCCGCTGGGGCTGCTGTATGCGGTGGTGTACTACTTGGTGTTCGACTACTGCATTCGGCGCTTCAATTTGAAAACCCCAGGGCGCGAACAACTGGCGAGCAGCGGGGACGTCGCAATACCCCAAAGCGAACGCGCCGGCGCCTATATTCGTGCATTAGGGGGCGCGGCTAACCTACTGAGCATCGATGCCTGCACCACGCGTTTACGCCTGCAACTGGCAGACCGCAGCAAGGCCATCGACAGCGAACTCAAAGCCCTGGGCGCTATGGCTGTCGTTCGACCTGGCAATGCGGGCAGCTTGCAAGTGGTAGTCGGGCCGATGGCGGACAGTCTGGCGGATGAATTGCGAATTGCGTTGCCCACCACCCTTGAGCCGGCCGCAATCATTGCCGTCAGTACCGAAAACCAGGCACAACCGGTGAGTAGCCTAGAAGCGCAACAATGGCTCGCGGCGCTGGGTGGTCAACACGTATTGAAACTGGAGTGCGTCGCCCTCACCCGGCTACGCGTTCAATTGGGCGCAGGTCAGAAAATGGCCGAAAACGGCTTGAACGCACTGGGTTGTTTGGGATTGAGTCGTCTGGAAGATGGCGTGTGGCATGTGCTGGTCGGTGAGCGAGCACAAGGGTTGAGCGAGGCGATACAGCCGATGTTGGCGCAGGGTTTAACGCCGCGATGA
- a CDS encoding YqfO family protein has translation MYKLSFFVPPSHVDVVKSAVFAAGAGRIGAYDHCSWQVLGQGQFRPLDGSQPFIGGTGEIEHVQEWKVELVVADGLIAQVVAALKQSHPYETPAYEVWRLADF, from the coding sequence ATGTACAAGCTCAGCTTTTTTGTTCCGCCGAGTCATGTGGATGTGGTCAAAAGTGCTGTATTCGCCGCCGGTGCGGGGCGGATCGGCGCTTACGATCACTGCTCATGGCAAGTGCTCGGTCAAGGCCAGTTCCGCCCATTGGACGGCAGCCAGCCGTTTATTGGAGGCACCGGAGAGATCGAGCACGTGCAGGAATGGAAAGTCGAACTGGTCGTGGCAGACGGCTTGATCGCCCAGGTGGTGGCGGCCCTGAAACAGAGCCATCCCTACGAAACGCCGGCGTATGAAGTGTGGCGATTGGCTGATTTCTAA
- the mltF gene encoding membrane-bound lytic murein transglycosylase MltF has protein sequence MFSHPAFRPLCAKWLIATGLFLMLGACVDKPNTLERVKEDGVLRVVTRNSPATYFQDRNGETGFEYELVKRFAEDLGVTLKIETADNIDDLYDQLHKPGGPVLAAAGLVATDSRKLQVRFSHPYLQVTPQIIYRNGQSRPSTTADLIGKKIMVLKGSSHAEQLAALKLQMPALEYEESDAVEVVDLLRMVDEGQIDLTLVDSNELAMNQVYFPNVRVGFDLGEGRDQRWAVAPGEDNSLLNEINKFLDKVEKNGTLQRLKDRYYGHVDVLGYVGAYTFAQHLQERLPRYEKHFKTSAKQEQVDWRLLAAIGYQESLWQPEVTSKTGVRGLMMLTQNTAQAMGVVNRLDAKQSIEGGAKYFASMKDQLDDKIEEPDRTWLALAAYNVGSGHLDDARKMAEAEGLDPNKWLDVKKMLPRLAQKKWFSKTRYGYARGGEPVTFVANIRRYYDILTWVTQPQLEGSQVAEGNLHVPGVDKTKPTEENPAL, from the coding sequence ATGTTTTCCCATCCCGCTTTCCGCCCGCTGTGTGCCAAATGGCTCATCGCAACCGGACTCTTCCTGATGCTCGGCGCCTGTGTTGATAAACCCAACACATTGGAGCGAGTCAAGGAGGATGGCGTTTTGCGCGTCGTAACTCGTAACAGTCCGGCTACTTATTTCCAGGATCGCAACGGCGAAACCGGTTTTGAATACGAGTTAGTCAAGCGTTTCGCCGAAGATCTCGGCGTCACACTGAAGATCGAGACAGCTGACAACATCGACGATTTGTATGATCAATTACACAAACCCGGCGGTCCGGTACTGGCCGCCGCCGGTTTGGTGGCGACGGATTCACGCAAATTGCAGGTGCGCTTTTCCCACCCTTACCTGCAAGTCACCCCGCAGATTATTTACCGCAACGGTCAATCGCGCCCCTCAACGACTGCTGATTTGATCGGAAAAAAAATCATGGTGCTCAAGGGCAGCAGCCACGCCGAGCAATTGGCGGCCTTGAAACTGCAAATGCCTGCACTGGAATACGAAGAGTCCGACGCAGTTGAAGTCGTTGACCTACTACGAATGGTCGATGAGGGACAAATTGATCTGACTTTGGTCGATTCGAATGAATTGGCAATGAATCAGGTGTACTTCCCAAACGTGCGGGTGGGCTTCGATTTGGGCGAGGGTCGCGATCAGCGTTGGGCGGTTGCGCCGGGTGAAGACAACAGCCTGCTGAACGAGATCAACAAGTTTCTCGACAAGGTAGAGAAGAACGGCACGCTTCAACGCCTGAAAGACCGTTATTACGGGCACGTGGACGTGCTGGGTTATGTTGGTGCCTACACCTTCGCGCAACACCTTCAAGAGCGCTTGCCGCGCTACGAAAAACACTTCAAAACCTCGGCCAAGCAAGAACAGGTGGACTGGCGACTACTTGCGGCCATCGGTTACCAAGAGTCTCTGTGGCAACCCGAGGTGACGTCGAAAACCGGTGTGCGCGGTTTGATGATGCTGACCCAAAACACGGCGCAAGCCATGGGCGTGGTCAATCGGCTGGACGCCAAGCAAAGCATCGAAGGCGGGGCAAAATATTTTGCCTCCATGAAAGATCAGCTCGATGACAAGATTGAAGAGCCCGATCGAACGTGGTTGGCCCTGGCCGCTTACAACGTTGGCAGCGGGCATCTGGACGATGCGCGAAAAATGGCAGAAGCCGAAGGGCTGGACCCTAATAAATGGCTGGACGTGAAGAAAATGCTGCCGCGTCTGGCGCAAAAGAAGTGGTTCAGCAAAACCCGCTACGGCTACGCCCGTGGTGGCGAACCGGTGACTTTTGTCGCGAACATCCGCCGCTACTACGACATCCTCACTTGGGTGACTCAGCCACAGCTCGAAGGTAGCCAAGTGGCCGAGGGCAACCTGCATGTACCGGGTGTCGACAAGACCAAACCGACCGAAGAAAATCCTGCGCTGTAA
- the purL gene encoding phosphoribosylformylglycinamidine synthase — protein sequence MLILRGAPALSAFRHSKLLAQLELKVPAVSGLYAEFAHFAEVAGVLSDEEQQVLARLLKYGPSVPVQEPGGRLFLVLPRFGTISPWSSKASDIARNCGLAKIKRLERGIAFYVEGQFSDAQAELIAHCLHDRMTQLVLGSLEQAAGLFSHAEPKPLTAIDVLGGGRAALEVANVQLGLALADDEIDYLVASFAALGRNPHDIELMMFAQANSEHCRHKIFNASWDIDGENQEKSLFGMIKNTFQMHGEGVLSAYKDNAAVIAGPVAGRFFPNPETRQYGAVQEPVHILMKVETHNHPTAIAPFPGAATGSGGEIRDEGATGRGAKPKAGLTGFTVSNLQIPGFVQPWELPYGKPERIVTALDIMLEGPLGGAAFNNEFGRPALTGYFRTFEQSISTPHGDEVRGYHKPIMLAGGMGNIRDEHVQKAEIVVGSKLIVLGGPAMLIGLGGGAASSMATGTSSADLDFASVQRENPEMERRCQEVIDRCWQLGEDNPISFIHDVGAGGLSNAFPELVNDGERGGRFELRSIPNDEPGMAPLEIWSNESQERYVMAVGAADFERFKAICERERCPFAVVGEATAEPQLTVTDSHFGNSPVDMPLEVLLGKAPRMHRSAVREEALGDDFDPSTLDIEDCVTRVLHHPAVASKSFLITIGDRSITGLVARDQMVGPWQVPVADCAVTATSFDVETGEAMAMGERTPLALLDAPASGRMAIGETLTNIVASRIAKISDIKLSANWMSAAGHPGEDARLYDTVRAVGMELCPELGITIPVGKDSMSMKTQWRDEDTDKSVTSPLSLIVTGFAPVTDIRKTMTPELRMDKGETDLVLIDLGRGQNRMGASILAQTHGKLGRIAPDVDDAEDLKAFFAVIQGLNADGHVLAYHDRSDGGLLVTALEMAFAGHCGLNLFLDGLADSSADLAAILFNEELGAVIQVRQDDTPDVLAQFSAAGFGECVSVIGQPVNNDEVAISFNGDPVFGGQRRLLQRQWAETSYQIQRLRDNVECAEQEFDVLLEEDNPGLSVKVGFDVNDDISAPYIKKNIRPQVAVLREQGVNGQVEMAAAFDRAGFNAIDVHMSDILAGRVDLNEYKGLVACGGFSYGDVLGAGEGWAKSALFNTRARDAFQGFFEREDSFTLGVCNGCQMLSNLRELIPGSEFWPHFVRNRSEQFEARVAMVQVQDSPSIFLQGMAGSRMPIAIAHGEGHAEFASDDALLEADVSGCVAIRFVDNHGKVTEKYPANPNGSPRGIGGMTTRDGRVTILMPHPERVFRAVQNSWRPDEWNEDAAWMRIFRNARVWVN from the coding sequence ATGTTGATCCTGCGCGGTGCTCCTGCCCTTTCTGCCTTCCGCCACAGCAAATTACTTGCGCAACTGGAACTCAAAGTTCCAGCTGTCAGTGGCTTGTACGCCGAATTCGCCCACTTCGCTGAGGTCGCTGGCGTTCTTAGTGATGAAGAACAGCAGGTGCTCGCCCGCCTTCTGAAATACGGCCCGAGCGTGCCGGTTCAAGAACCGGGCGGCCGGCTGTTTTTGGTGTTGCCACGGTTCGGCACTATTTCGCCATGGTCGAGCAAGGCCAGCGACATCGCCCGCAATTGCGGTCTCGCGAAAATCAAGCGCCTTGAGCGTGGGATCGCCTTCTATGTCGAAGGCCAGTTCAGCGACGCCCAAGCCGAGTTGATCGCCCACTGCCTGCATGACCGCATGACTCAACTGGTGTTGGGTTCGCTGGAACAGGCTGCCGGTCTGTTTAGCCACGCCGAACCCAAGCCGCTCACGGCCATTGATGTGTTGGGTGGCGGTCGCGCCGCGCTGGAAGTTGCCAACGTCCAACTGGGCCTGGCCCTGGCTGACGACGAAATCGATTATTTGGTGGCGAGCTTCGCTGCGCTGGGCCGAAACCCCCACGACATCGAACTGATGATGTTCGCTCAGGCCAACTCCGAGCATTGCCGTCACAAGATCTTCAATGCCAGCTGGGACATCGACGGCGAGAATCAGGAAAAAAGCCTGTTCGGCATGATCAAGAACACCTTCCAGATGCATGGCGAAGGTGTGTTGTCTGCGTATAAAGATAACGCCGCCGTCATCGCTGGCCCGGTTGCCGGACGCTTCTTCCCGAATCCCGAGACCCGCCAGTACGGTGCGGTTCAGGAACCGGTGCACATCCTGATGAAGGTGGAGACCCATAACCACCCAACAGCCATTGCGCCGTTCCCCGGTGCTGCCACCGGTTCGGGTGGTGAAATCCGCGACGAAGGTGCGACCGGTCGTGGCGCCAAGCCGAAAGCCGGTCTGACCGGTTTTACCGTGTCCAACTTACAAATTCCCGGGTTCGTACAGCCTTGGGAGCTGCCGTACGGAAAACCCGAGCGCATCGTCACCGCGTTGGACATCATGTTGGAAGGCCCATTGGGCGGTGCCGCATTCAACAACGAGTTTGGGCGCCCGGCACTCACCGGTTATTTCCGTACATTCGAACAATCAATCAGCACCCCCCACGGTGATGAAGTTCGTGGTTACCACAAACCGATCATGTTGGCCGGTGGTATGGGCAACATTCGTGACGAACACGTCCAGAAAGCCGAAATCGTGGTCGGCTCCAAGCTGATCGTGCTCGGTGGCCCGGCCATGTTGATCGGCCTCGGCGGCGGTGCAGCCTCGTCGATGGCCACCGGCACCAGTTCGGCAGATCTGGATTTCGCTTCCGTTCAGCGTGAAAACCCTGAGATGGAGCGCCGTTGTCAGGAAGTGATCGACCGTTGCTGGCAGTTGGGTGAAGACAACCCTATCAGCTTCATCCACGACGTCGGCGCCGGCGGTTTATCCAACGCCTTCCCGGAACTGGTGAACGACGGTGAGCGCGGCGGTCGTTTCGAGCTGCGCAGCATTCCGAATGACGAGCCGGGCATGGCCCCGCTGGAAATCTGGAGCAACGAATCCCAGGAGCGCTACGTGATGGCGGTGGGCGCGGCGGATTTCGAGCGCTTCAAAGCCATCTGCGAACGTGAGCGTTGCCCGTTTGCCGTTGTCGGTGAAGCCACTGCTGAGCCGCAACTGACCGTCACCGACAGCCATTTCGGCAACAGCCCGGTGGACATGCCGCTGGAAGTATTGCTGGGCAAAGCACCGCGCATGCACCGCTCAGCTGTTCGCGAAGAGGCGCTGGGCGATGATTTCGACCCAAGCACGCTGGACATCGAAGACTGTGTGACACGGGTTCTGCACCACCCGGCTGTTGCCAGCAAAAGTTTCCTGATCACCATCGGTGACCGTTCTATCACCGGCCTGGTTGCTCGCGATCAAATGGTGGGCCCGTGGCAAGTGCCGGTGGCTGACTGCGCCGTGACCGCCACCAGTTTTGATGTTGAAACCGGCGAAGCCATGGCCATGGGCGAACGTACGCCGTTGGCACTGCTGGATGCCCCGGCGTCTGGCCGGATGGCCATTGGCGAAACCCTGACCAACATCGTCGCGTCGCGCATCGCCAAAATTTCCGACATCAAATTGTCGGCCAACTGGATGTCAGCGGCCGGTCACCCCGGCGAAGACGCCCGTTTGTACGACACCGTCAGGGCGGTCGGCATGGAATTGTGCCCGGAATTGGGGATAACCATTCCAGTGGGCAAGGACTCCATGTCCATGAAAACCCAGTGGCGCGATGAAGATACGGACAAGAGCGTGACGTCGCCGCTGTCATTGATCGTCACCGGCTTTGCGCCAGTGACCGACATTCGCAAAACCATGACCCCCGAACTGCGCATGGACAAGGGCGAAACCGACCTTGTCCTGATCGACCTGGGCCGTGGTCAAAACCGCATGGGCGCATCGATTCTCGCGCAGACCCACGGCAAGCTCGGGCGTATTGCGCCGGACGTGGATGACGCCGAAGACCTCAAAGCTTTTTTTGCCGTGATCCAGGGCCTCAACGCCGACGGTCACGTGCTGGCCTACCATGACCGTTCCGACGGCGGGCTGTTGGTCACTGCTCTTGAAATGGCCTTCGCCGGTCATTGTGGTTTGAATCTGTTCCTTGATGGATTGGCTGACAGCTCGGCCGATCTGGCCGCGATCCTGTTCAACGAAGAACTCGGTGCCGTGATTCAGGTTCGTCAGGACGATACCCCGGATGTACTCGCACAATTCAGCGCGGCCGGTTTTGGCGAATGTGTGTCGGTCATCGGCCAACCGGTGAACAACGACGAAGTGGCCATCAGCTTCAACGGTGATCCGGTGTTTGGCGGTCAGCGTCGCTTGCTGCAACGCCAGTGGGCTGAAACCAGCTACCAAATCCAGCGTTTGCGTGACAACGTTGAATGCGCTGAACAAGAGTTCGACGTGCTGTTGGAAGAAGATAACCCTGGCCTTAGCGTCAAGGTTGGGTTCGATGTAAACGACGACATCAGCGCGCCATACATCAAGAAGAACATTCGCCCACAAGTCGCCGTTCTGCGTGAGCAGGGCGTCAACGGTCAGGTTGAGATGGCGGCTGCGTTTGATCGCGCGGGCTTCAACGCCATCGACGTACACATGAGCGATATCCTCGCCGGTCGCGTGGATCTGAATGAGTACAAAGGTCTGGTGGCATGCGGTGGTTTTTCCTACGGCGACGTACTGGGAGCGGGGGAGGGCTGGGCCAAATCGGCTTTGTTCAATACCCGTGCACGGGATGCGTTCCAGGGCTTCTTCGAGCGTGAGGACAGCTTCACCCTCGGCGTGTGCAACGGTTGCCAGATGTTGTCCAACCTGCGGGAATTGATTCCGGGCAGCGAGTTCTGGCCGCACTTCGTGCGTAACCGTTCCGAGCAGTTCGAAGCACGGGTCGCGATGGTCCAAGTGCAGGATTCGCCTTCGATCTTCTTGCAGGGCATGGCCGGTTCGCGCATGCCGATCGCCATTGCCCACGGTGAAGGCCATGCCGAGTTTGCCAGCGACGACGCGCTGCTCGAAGCCGATGTGTCTGGCTGCGTAGCGATTCGCTTCGTCGACAACCACGGTAAGGTGACAGAAAAGTACCCGGCCAACCCGAACGGCTCGCCACGCGGTATTGGCGGCATGACCACCCGCGACGGTCGCGTCACCATCCTGATGCCGCACCCTGAGCGGGTATTTCGCGCAGTGCAGAACTCATGGCGTCCCGATGAGTGGAACGAAGACGCTGCCTGGATGCGCATCTTCCGTAATGCACGGGTGTGGGTGAACTGA